In Campylobacter sp. VBCF_01 NA2, one DNA window encodes the following:
- the ruvB gene encoding Holliday junction branch migration DNA helicase RuvB: MDRIVEIEKLKLDEASEISLRPANFEDYIGQEKIKSNLNIAITAAKKRAECLDHVLFYGPPGLGKTTLAHIIATQMGANIKVTAAPMIEKSGDLAAILTNLEEGDVLFIDEIHRLSPAIEEVLYSAMEDFRLDIIIGSGPAAQTIKIDIPHFTLIGATTRAGMISAPLRDRFGMQFRLQFYTTEELAKIVKIASIKLEKECEKDASSEIARRSRGTPRIALRLLKRIRDFAEVKDEKIITKERANEGLDALGVNELGFDEMDLRYLAILGEAGKRAMGLSTIAAALSEDEGTIEDVIEPYLLANGYIEKTAKGRIMSVRAKSALGYETSPDERGLFD, translated from the coding sequence ATGGACAGAATCGTAGAAATAGAAAAATTAAAACTAGATGAAGCGTCGGAAATTTCGCTAAGACCGGCGAATTTCGAGGATTATATCGGGCAAGAAAAAATCAAATCGAACCTAAACATAGCAATCACGGCCGCCAAAAAGCGTGCCGAGTGCCTAGATCATGTGCTGTTTTATGGGCCACCAGGGCTTGGCAAGACCACGCTTGCGCACATTATCGCCACGCAAATGGGAGCCAATATCAAAGTAACCGCCGCTCCGATGATAGAAAAAAGCGGTGATTTAGCCGCGATTTTGACAAATCTCGAAGAGGGCGATGTGCTTTTTATCGATGAAATTCACCGCCTCTCCCCTGCAATCGAAGAAGTTTTGTATTCTGCGATGGAGGATTTCCGCCTCGATATCATCATCGGCTCAGGCCCAGCGGCGCAAACCATTAAAATCGATATTCCACACTTTACACTCATCGGTGCGACCACGCGTGCAGGCATGATTTCTGCGCCACTTCGCGATCGCTTTGGTATGCAGTTTCGCTTGCAGTTTTACACCACCGAAGAGCTTGCCAAAATCGTAAAAATCGCCTCAATCAAACTCGAAAAAGAGTGCGAAAAAGACGCTAGTAGCGAGATTGCGCGTCGTAGTCGTGGCACGCCACGCATCGCGCTTCGGCTTTTGAAACGCATAAGAGATTTTGCCGAGGTCAAAGACGAGAAAATCATCACCAAAGAGCGCGCAAACGAGGGTTTGGACGCGCTTGGGGTCAATGAGCTTGGATTTGATGAGATGGATTTGCGATACCTTGCGATTTTGGGCGAAGCGGGCAAGAGAGCCATGGGGCTAAGCACCATCGCAGCGGCACTTAGCGAAGACGAGGGCACGATCGAAGATGTCATCGAGCCGTATTTACTCGCAAACGGCTATATCGAAAAGACAGCCAAAGGGCGCATTATGAGCGTGCGCGCAAAATCAGCCCTAGGATACGAAACCAGCCCCGATGAGCGGGGGCTTTTTGATTAA